A genome region from Erigeron canadensis isolate Cc75 chromosome 3, C_canadensis_v1, whole genome shotgun sequence includes the following:
- the LOC122593299 gene encoding heme oxygenase 1, chloroplastic-like produces the protein MVVTVVATTVSVEEERSKKKSTGGFVDEMRSVAMKLHGKDQSKGGEKETQGKPWPKWEPNIDGYLKFLVDSKLVYDTFDKIVDKADFPEYAEFKNTGLERTVNLLKDLEWFKEEGHSIPEPLSPGLDYSLYIEGLSKTDPHAFICHFYNTYFAHTAGGQMIGKKVAAKILNGKELEFYKWDSDLPHLLHNVREKLNRVAENWTRDEKNHCLEETEKSFKFNGDILHLILA, from the exons ATGGTAGTGACCGTGGTAGCAACGACGGTGTCCGTGGAAGAGGAGAGGTCTAAGAAGAAGTCTACTGGTGGGTTTGTTGATGAGATGAGGTCAGTTGCTATGAAACTACATGGTAAAGATCAATCTAAAGGAGGAGAAAAAGAAACACAAGGAAAACCATGGCCTAAATGGGAGCCAAATATTGATGGTTACTTAAAGTTCTTGGTGGATAGTAAGCTTGTTTATGATACTTTTGACAAGATTGTTGATAAGGCTGATTTCCCTGAAT ATGCCGAGTTTAAGAATACAGGGCTTGAACGGACAGTAAATTTGTTGAAAGATTTGGAATGGTTCAAAGAAGAAGGTCATTCTATTCCTGAACCGTTATCACCTGGGCTCGACTACTCACTTTATATTGAAGGATTGTCAAAAACCGACCCACACGCGTTTATCTGCCACTTTTACAACACATACTTTGCACACACTGCAGGTGGTCAGATGATCGGAAAAAAG GTGGCTGCAAAGATCTTAAATGGCAAAGAGCTGGAGTTCTACAAATGGGATAGTGATCTTCCGCATCTATTGCACAATGTTAGGGAGAAACTGAACAGGGTCGCTGAG AACTGGACTAGAGACGAGAAGAATCATTGTCTTGAAGAAACTGAGAAATCTTTCAAATTCAATGGTGATATTCTGCATTTGATCTTGGCATGA
- the LOC122591616 gene encoding uncharacterized protein LOC122591616 has product MSNALGFFYGVSGHKINFQKSSIIGVGVCQEEIGRLAYFIGCKAQNLPFKYLGIPIGGSAKRVSFWEPVFNKFKKHFSGWKAILFSIGGTLTLIKSVLGSLGNYFLSIYRMPKSVVKTLESLRCSVFWGGSLNIRKIHWINWNTALASKKVGGLGIGSLNVLNFSLLYKWRWRGINYRDSLWAQVILDIHGKECFYNMSAKSNGNWNNIVAANKHVHTMGIRSGSVQEQLHSMVGLLPRDLDNSDDRWRISMINHFVWRLLRNGIPTNVNLFGKGVDISTVRCNLCDSGIDDTSHLFRHCPFTCDPRSKINPWVHHNIPDEDPKDKLNWYKGLHLTNFQRQVLEAIMLMWWWHIWKERNNGFHNGHHTSVDDTFTSIVSLSFLWVSNRDWSILLIGMNGK; this is encoded by the exons ATGTCGAATGCTTTAGGATTCTTTTATGGTGTCTCGGGtcataaaattaattttcaaaaatcatctATCATTGGTGTCGGGGTGTGTCAAGAGGAGATTGGTCGTCTTGCTTACTTTATTGGGTGCAAAGCTCAAAATCTGCCATTTAAATATCTTGGTATCCCCATTGGTGGTAGTGCTAAAAGAGTTTCTTTCTGGGAGCCTGTCTTtaataagtttaaaaaacaCTTTTCGGGTTGGAAAGCGATCCTTTTCTCTATAGGTGGGACATTGACACTAATCAAATCTGTGCTTGGCTCTTTAGGAAATTATTTTCTCTCCATTTATCGTATGCCTAAATCTGTTGTTAAGACATTGGAATCCTTGAGGTGTTCTGTCTTTTGGGGAGGCTCGTTGAACATAAGGAAAATTCACTGGATAAATTGGAATACGGCATTGGCAAGTAAAAAAGTTGGTGGGCTAGGAATTGGCAGCTTAAATGTTTTGAATTTCTCTCTTTTGTATAAGTGGAGATGGCGGGGTATAAATTACCGAGACAGCTTATGGGCACAAGTCATTCTGGATATTCATGGAAAGGAATGTTTTTATAATATGTCTGCAAAATCAAATGGTAATTGGAATAATATTGTGGCAGCTAATAAACATGTTCATACAAT GGGTATTAGATCAGGGAGCGTACAGGAACAACTTCATAGCATGGTTGGCCTGTTGCCTAGAGATCTCGACAATAGTGACGATAGATGGAGAATTTCGATG attaatcattttgtaTGGCGTCTTCTTCGCAATGGCATCCCCACGAATGTGAATCTTTTTGGGAAGGGCGTGGATATCTCCACTGTTCGCTGTAATCTTTGTGATAGTGGTATTGATGATACTAGTCATTTATTTCGACATTGCCCGTTTACATGTGATCCTAGATCTAAAATCAACCCGTGGGTGCATCATAATATTCCTGATGAGGATCCTAAGGACAAATTGAATTGGTACAAGGGTCTTCATCTTACTAATTTCCAACGTCAGGTGCTTGAAGCTATTATGCTTATGTGGTGGTGGCATAtatggaaagaaagaaacaatgGTTTTCACAACGGTCATCATACTAGTGTCGACGACACTTTTACTTCTATTGTTTCTTTATCCTTTTTGTGGGTTTCTAACCGTGACTGGAGCATTCTTTTGATTGGAATGAATGGAAAGTGA